One region of Lysobacter silvisoli genomic DNA includes:
- a CDS encoding nucleotidyltransferase domain-containing protein — MKHLQSLPPPFAEPLDALLADIAIRVQLSESNYKKAVARFHAIQEYIQREDSPLHDLVTLVYAQGSMAIGATISSKLENDEFDIDLIATLDLPSDTPPHRMLDLLEEAIAGEPGSRYYGKTTRCTRCVQVQYADGMHLDVTPMVRIETMPEKCGYIYHAPKRHATDDDTKIVANPWGFAQHFIEHTPKDVLFEAAFMARAREFETAHLLVEAQAEVEQVPEQEPMHAKSMAVIALQLLKRYRNVRYDQRDVRCPPSVMMAKVVADNAGHTGTLSEELLLQAGQLRGVLQEAQDRGRTVIVANPACAPDVFTDRWPDTLMAQQVFIGDLDEFIEKLQQLRGDVDLVQMQATLATMFGERATIEAVKQFNERTGQQIVYGQSRHTPGSGRIVLPTAAEVAALGVAAVPGIVRATPKHTHFGDEPCA, encoded by the coding sequence ATGAAGCATCTGCAGTCCCTCCCACCCCCCTTCGCCGAACCGTTGGACGCCCTGTTGGCCGACATCGCCATTCGCGTGCAGTTGAGCGAGAGCAACTACAAGAAGGCGGTCGCCCGCTTCCACGCCATCCAGGAATACATCCAGCGCGAGGACAGCCCGCTGCATGACTTGGTCACCTTGGTCTATGCCCAGGGGTCGATGGCCATCGGCGCGACCATTTCCTCGAAGCTGGAGAACGATGAGTTCGATATCGACCTAATCGCCACGCTCGACCTGCCGTCTGACACGCCGCCGCACCGCATGCTCGACCTGCTGGAAGAAGCCATCGCTGGCGAGCCGGGTTCGCGCTACTACGGCAAGACCACCCGGTGCACCCGCTGCGTCCAAGTCCAGTATGCCGATGGGATGCATCTGGACGTCACCCCCATGGTGCGCATCGAGACCATGCCGGAAAAGTGCGGGTACATCTATCACGCACCCAAAAGGCACGCCACGGACGATGACACCAAGATCGTTGCAAATCCTTGGGGCTTCGCCCAGCACTTCATCGAGCACACGCCCAAGGATGTACTGTTCGAGGCGGCCTTCATGGCTCGCGCGCGCGAGTTCGAGACGGCGCACCTATTGGTTGAGGCACAGGCGGAGGTGGAGCAAGTGCCCGAGCAGGAACCCATGCATGCCAAGTCCATGGCAGTCATCGCGCTGCAGCTGCTCAAACGCTACCGCAATGTGCGTTACGACCAACGTGATGTCCGGTGCCCGCCGTCGGTGATGATGGCCAAAGTGGTTGCGGACAACGCGGGCCATACGGGCACGCTCTCGGAAGAACTGCTGCTGCAAGCCGGTCAGCTGCGGGGTGTGCTGCAGGAGGCTCAGGACCGGGGGCGCACGGTCATCGTAGCCAATCCAGCCTGTGCGCCGGACGTATTTACCGACCGCTGGCCGGACACGCTGATGGCACAACAGGTGTTCATCGGTGACCTGGACGAGTTCATCGAGAAGCTGCAGCAGCTGCGTGGCGATGTCGACCTGGTGCAGATGCAGGCGACCTTGGCGACAATGTTCGGCGAGCGGGCCACCATCGAGGCGGTCAAGCAGTTCAACGAGCGCACTGGCCAGCAGATTGTCTACGGGCAGTCGCGCCATACCCCCGGCAGCGGCCGTATCGTGCTGCCCACCGCAGCCGAAGTTGCCGCCCTTGGCGTGGCGGCGGTGCCCGGCATCGTGCGCGCCACCCCCAAGCACACGCACTTCGGCGATGAGCCCTGCGCATGA